A segment of the Eubalaena glacialis isolate mEubGla1 chromosome 14, mEubGla1.1.hap2.+ XY, whole genome shotgun sequence genome:
ACTGAGTCAAATTTTCTAAAGTGAGCCTGTACTGTTTCTGTTATCACTAAGAAAGCAAACTGAGAGGGAAAGTGTTTTACAAACTTAAGAGAGAACTTTGAGACTATTAGTAGAAGAAAGACCTGTTAGATGTTTTGAGTAGATCCAAAATTCCACAACCCCCCAACATCCCTACCACCACatccccaaaaaagaaagaaaagaaaatattttagatctGTCTACATTATCTCCTCTACTAAACTGCAGGAAATTTGTGTGCTTTTTTTATCATTGTATTTCGAGTACCTAGCACGGTACAAGACACGGATTAGGTTTTCAGGAAATACTGGATCATGAGTCAGCACCACGTCGTGTGGAGAGTGCGTAAGAAGTAACCTTTCTGTTATATTTAGCTTTGGTGAGACTCTTCTCCGAGAATGGAATTAGCATTATTAGTTGTTATATTTGGTAGGCATGTTTGGAATGTTTGTAGCCATAGCTAGTTTTCATCTGTGACTTAGTAATGGAATCAACAGAGTGGAGAGTGTCTTtcacaacaataataatacttattgagtgcttaATACATGCCAGACTCAGTTCTAACATTGTACATGGATTCACTCATATAAACCTCACAACCACCAAGGGGGCAGATCCTATTATTAATTTTACAAATGGAGACAGTAAGGCACGGAGAGAAGTAATGCACCTGAGGTCACAGTCAAGACGTGTGGCAGGAGTAGGATTTGAACCAAGGCAGCATGGCTCTTGGGTCTGTATTCTTAATCATTATGGTATAGTGTCTCTACTACCTTTGTTGCATTTTTAGAAAAACTAACTTAAGACTGTTTGGTCTATAAATTAAAAGCAACAGCATGATGTGAGAATCAGCTCTTGTAAAGTTGTTTCTATAGgaagataaaacaataataacCCCAGGGTATGATTTTGGGTGATTTATTCTTTCCCCTGTCACCTCAACAGAACTCTGTATTACAAATGCCTCTCTGAACTCAAACCATTTGGTTGCATTTTTAACCACCTCTAGACTGTCCCAGGGGAAACAAGGTAAGCTAGTATGAACTGTTTCCTTCAAAAACATATGCTCTAATTTATTAAAATGACTTTCAAATCTAGTCTTAATTTCAAAGATCTTTTGGAATCCTCATCTCAGCCTCACAAAATACATACATTTGATGaggaaattatttattatatcagCCAgactgttgacttaaaaaaaagtttaacgcTGGGCTCAGGACCAATACTGAGTGTGATTACTTGTTTTTGACTTTCTAAGTTGACTTAGATCAACTTAGGGGAAAACAGTTTCTGGATATGACCTTTCTAACCAAGGATGTGAAAGTATAATATTGTTGTTTAAGCAAAATTTCTACTTAAAAATTgtgaggggcttccctcgtggcgcagtggttgagaatctgcctgccgatgcaggggacacgggttcgagccctggtctgggcccacatgccacggagcaactaggcccgtgagccacaactactgagcctgcgcgtctggagcctgtgctccgcaacaagagaggccccaatagtgagaggcccgcgcaccacgatgaagagtggcccccgcttgtcgcaactggagaaagccctcgcacagaaacgaagacccaacacagcaaaaataaataaataaataaataattttaaaaatttctctttaaaaaaaaaaaaaaaattgtgagtgAATAAAGGGGTGCATGAACAAAGCCCAGTCTGAAGCCTGAGAGGACCAGTGAGATCTCGGGCACCTGTCACTTCTCCGCAGGCCCTTTGGTGTACCTCTTCTGTAGGAAGTCATCCATATAGACAGATACTTATCCCTACCCTATACTTTTAAAAGCATTTGCTCATTATCTTGCTCCTCCTCCCAGAATATTTTTTTAGTTGTAGATGTTATGGTTACAGCCCTGCAATTCTCTTTTACCTTGACAGTTACCTGCCAATCATGCACATGGGGACTTTTTATCAGACTTTTTGGACTGTTTATTACTGTTAATGTGCAAGGAAAAACGATTTTATTATGCTATATGCTTTCATTTACTTGATTACCTTTTTGTATTCCCCACAACAATGCTTTATATATGAGGTACTTATCCATTTTAGTTAAGTACATTGAATAGCTTATTACAATTTTTGTAGCCAGTTATTTCACCTTCAATCCTAGATACTTGTGTTGTTTCTGAAATTATCTTCCCTACTCACTTTGTTCATACTTTTCTCATCATTAAGTTTATGCAGCAGATTTCACCATACTTTACGACAAATTTAAAACCCACACTGTGActacttcattcttttatctaTCAAAACTCAGGTCTTCCATATCTTTCAAGCAAGTTGTTCATTCACTTCTTCTAAGCCCCTGCTTTCAAAGCTTCTCCTAGGTATCCACCCTGGAATGTCTTTCTTCATAGACTTGCCAAGGTTACcctctttctcacttttttttaatgagagaaatGGCTCCAGAAATTTCAGTATCCCCATAAAGCCCTTCTGATTACTACAAACTCCATTTAAATAAACAAGGGTCTTACCaatacacaaacaaacaaaaatccatggCTTATTCATGACTGGCACTATTAGGGGctttgagaaaaaacaaaaacaagttgaAGACTGTTCCTGCCCACAAGAAGTTTATATTCCAATTAGCCTTCATACTTAGTCTTCACAATAGGCGTTTAAGCTTTAGCTTAACATATTACAATTTTTAGGTCAAATCTAACTGATAATGATCATTCACagtaaaaaaatgtgtaaaatcatTTCTAACAAAGAcaacttaattattttaaataattaaccaCAGACCAGTAcaggaaaacaatataaaaaatccCATGAAGTTAACAGTTACAAGATTTGCTgtgtatttgcatatatttccTTTTAGAACACTGGAGAAGGTTGGGAGGGAAGGGGTAATGCACCTCAAACATTTGCCGAGTACGAGCTCTGCATCAGCACTCAGCTAGGTCCTCAGATACATTACCAGAATTCTTGCTACTACTCATGATggtattcttattttacaaataaagaaataaaggttaAAGGGGATTATTAACATGCTTAAGGTCACAAAACTAGTTAAGTGGCAGGACCAGCATCGGAAGCCACTTTTATCTGGTTCTAATGACATTGAATAGATCAAATCCACAGTTTCACCATCCTAACCCAGGCATCTCTGTATTGTCCAAATGAATTTTTCAGATTAGAGTTCTCAGGGAAGAATAAATTCTCATCTTTAAGAAACACTGCCCTACTTCAGGACCACTGGCTTCAAATCTAACTTGAagtatcttagaaaaaaaaaaaagatgaatttactAAGTATCATAACTAAATGATAACTAAATTCATAACTAAACTTCATGAAGGTTGGGggcttccaggacactggaaTGTCATTAGGACACTCATTGTTATCTTCGCTGAGACCTCATTTTGAATCAGAGTCTATACAGATCTCACAGCTTTTCATGCTTAACAAGAAACAACTTCTGCCTCACTCCTGGTAACTTCACCCTTGGTGAACAAAATCTCTTCCCACAGTCCAGTTTGAGATTCCCAGAAAAGACTCAAGATGACCTACCTTGAGTCATCCACCCCCTCTGGTAGACAGAGGGCCCAATACTTTGATTAGTTGTCCTCTTAGAACAACACAGTTAGGACTGAGAGAGCaccacttctccaaagaagtggGTAATACTCCcagaaaaaagactgaagagcAAATCAACGGAAAACATTCACTTACTTAAGGATTAAGTTTTATTGAAGGAAAAGTGTCAAATGACCGAGTCTGGGGTCCAGGCACTCCTGAATCTCTGCTTGGGGTGGTAAGCCCAGATGACACTGCTTTAGGATGAAGgtggtatttgtttatctcttcttaGTTATTACCCTCCAAAATTTGGTAGCCTATAAACCTATTCACAGACCTCCACATTGAAACAATATATGATCTAATATGAAAGTCAGTTTATCTAATTATTCCATTACAATGAAGAGGAAACATGGACTTACAATGATCTATAATAATGGCACACTGTAGCTCTGGTGAAATATTAAGGAGGGCAGATTCTAAGATCTCCTTAATCtctaggattcttttttttttttttttttttgggcctcgctgtgcggcttgtgggattttagttccccgacctgggattgaacctggggccctggcagtgagcgcaccgagtcctaaccactggactgccaaggaattccctctaTTACTCTCTCTAAAAGCACCTTGACTCTAGAAAACAGTTATGACAAGCGCAGCTCACTTTTATCCTCCATGAGTAGTGCGATGTTTTGCTCTTTATTAATGTCTATGTACCAGACCAACCATCTCCCGTTACTCCAGGAGGTTCTATGGTTATCCGCCAAAGCAAAGAGCTTAAACAAGCCAATGAAACTGCCTTTgggaaaaccattaaaaaaataaccatatggggacttccctggtagcccagtgggtaagactccacgctcccaatgctgggggcccgggttcgatccctggtaggggaactagatcccgcatgcctcaactaagtctgcatgctgcaactaaaaatcctgcatgccgcaactaagacccagcgcagccaaaataaataaatagatattaaaaataaaataataataaccatatgGTATTGTAAATGTAgcaaaatataatattatatatttataatgaggTTTCTCTGACTTCTAGGAAAGTACATTTTACTTTATTGGTCACTGACAATTAATTAACCGAAAGAAAAGATTTAAGATTTCCAAAACCAACTTCTAAATACATTGCAACTAATCCATTGATGTAAAAAAGACCTATCAACAGACACACATGCCTCAATTCCTATTTCCAGCAGTTCAACATAGCCATTTGTGGTATAAGACTTAGAATGAAATATTTCTCAGGAAGGAAAGGTTTACCACAAACACATTCGTATACAGAATTTTCACCACTAGATAGCATCTAGAGACACCCAGAGGAAGCCAGGTATCTTGCTCTAGCTCTGGAAAAGGACAGAATTGTAAAATGAGGCAATAATTAGCAAATTATTCAGTAGTATTGCTCAGTTTACTATGATTACACTGAAAAAGTAGGCAAAGGGTCCTATGAAAGAGATAATTAAATCATCAGAAAtgtactgttttattttaaaaacctttccacaATGAATCCCTGAATCTTTCCTTTGTTGTTCTCCTTGTTCATTAGAGAGGAAGTTGTGAATACTTTACAGACGTCAACTCCTATATTTCtagaaagatgagaaaagaggACAAGTTAAAATACTTTATCAAGTTTCTGCTCACAGAGAGGTCAATGAAATACATGATGCAAAGTCATTTCCTGACCTGTTCATACGGTTATTACTGAAACCTAttttcaaaaatggaaacaaacataTTATAGGAGACAAGCTGActcttgtgtatttttaaaattaaccaaTTAACCAAGAAAAGATACAATAGACTTCCCTTCTTTATAATAACTGGATGGGAAGTTCCAGAGGCTCTAGCATCCtgccaaaaataaacacaatcatCATCAGCCCAGCAGCTCAAGCAGCAAAAACATAAAAGCAAGGAAAAGCTATCAAACCTTTACATTCTGTAGCAAAcgcttcttctttctctatggatCTGGCATCTAATGCATTATTACACTGCTGTTGTCTCTAAGGAAACAGAACAATCACATGATGAAGAATCTTCTCTACAAGGTAGTATATCCCACAGAGCATTTTGGGAAAAAGCAGGTACAAGAGAACAATTCATTAGAAGCAAGCACACTTCTGCACTCCGTCAGCGAGTCCATCAAGCAGTCAAATGCAGCCAATGACAGGAAGGCAGATGCAGCACACAGAGTAGGCACCAATCCTTAGAAGCTTAAACGTGAAACACACCCTCCTGCGACAGAATCCAAGTTCTGCTGCAAATCAGTGACCTAATTAACACAGTCTGCAATTCCATTCTGATGGGGATATTAAGGAGCACCCCCCTACCTCTTTTCTTAGGGCCTCTCCTAATTGCCAACCTCTTGATAAGAAAGCAGCTGGCAGAACTCTGCCAAGCCATCCAGGTAGGTAGCAATTGGGAGCTAGGAAGAACTAGCAAGGcttgacttttttgttttgttttgttgaagaGGAGTTAATGGAAACAGaagcagaatgaaaaaaatagaaccaTGGTGTCTACCTACCTACCTTACCTACCTTTGCATCTACCTTAGATGCAAAGAGCTCCTTACTCCATAAAGGCATATCATCAGAGGGCAGCTGAAAGAGAAGGGCTATACCGTGTGAGCTGTTGAGTAAGTGGGCTTTCAGGGACACCTCTAGCAGGACAATCACCTGACGAGAATGTCCCTGACACTCAGAGTCATCCTGTGGcctcttttctatttcatctgCTCGAGAGCTCTTAAATCTATCGGCTCCTGGTCTCCACCGTCTCCACTGGCATCATCACCTTTCAGAATGCATTTGGTTAGTGTAACTTAAATACCATAAAGGTTTTCTATTAGTCCACTGGTGTCCAGAGAACCTTTAAGCTATTGCTCATCTGATTTCTTATGGTTAAACTTACTTTCCTAAGCACAGGTCTCATGCTACCATTCTGCCCCTCATCATCAATTCTCTACTAATCTCCCAAGTCAGGACAAACATCTTTCTCTCCACAGTCACTACCCAGACACTACAGCCCAGGTCTCCTAGTCCACCTTAATTTTCACGACTTCTTTACACTTCCTAAGTGTTCTGGGCAAATATGCTACTCCATTCAAACGCAGGCCCTGAACTTTTCTGCCACAGTAAAGCAAAAGTAAGACAAAATGGTAAAAGATACACAACTATTTACACTAAAAACAGAGTAAGTCAAAATGGAAGCCAGACTAACAACCTAAGTGTTGTTAGGACTGGGAAAGAACTCTTATCATTTGAGATAAatgaagaggcaagaaaaggcaACCCGACAAATCAGACCACTAGCTAGTTAACATAAACACTTTGATATCAATAATAAAATTCTACAGAATGAAATGAATGCATGTGTTTGAATGCTTAGCAGAAAATAAAAGAGTAGATTCATATGACATAgcagaaatataataaaaacaaaatagtggTGGGATAACATCTTTCAAGGCTACAAACTGTAAGGATATACAAGAGGGATGAGAGCACAGAATAAGAAGTGCAATGTGAACAACAACGGGTGAAATtaatttcagggggaaaaaaaaaaaaagaactacagaatACCAGAGATTGAAATGccttcattttataataaaaaggcaTCAAAGGGGAAGAAGAGGCAGTGGAGAGTGGAAAGAACACAAGTGTGGGAGAATTGGGTTCACCTTCCAATTCTGGTACTAAGCAGATGAAGTCACCCATATGACTCTGGACAATACAGCCCTTTGTGCCTCAGCTAATTGGTCTGGGGCTGGTTCTAGAACCGTGGTTTTCACATGTATTCCCTGGGCATCAAAAGATTCCACAAGGTGCTTTAGTACCCAATGAGGAGAGCAAGGGGATTAGGTCCCAACCTCATTTCAATAAAGCAGCTCCACTTCTATTCCATGTAAGAGTTCATATAAACAAAATGTTCCACCGctgttttaaaaagtttgaaaaccccTTTCCTtactacaaaatttaaaatagaagtcTCTGCTGTACTCACTCATAGTatccctttcttttcttgtatAGTCCTCGTCACAGTTTGCAATTACATATAATTAGCATTTACTTTTTGACTGGCCTCACTCAAGAGGCCGTAAGCTTCATGAGAGCAGGGCCCATAGGGTTTATTCCACCACCGTGTTCACACTGCTTACCTAACACTGTGACTGACACATAGTGGGTGcgcaacaaatatttttcaataatgaAATTTTATGATTCTACTTTCCACTCCACTCTACATGAAACAATGTTTTAGCTAAACCAAAAAGTGCAAATTGGTGAAGGGCTCATGGAAGAGATGTCCTGATAAGGAAGTCAAAGAAGGATAGCTAACAGGCCATTTGGGATGGTAAAAATTCTTGAGTGGGAGGAGTAATGATGACTAAATAATGTTCTCAGGAGTTTACCTGGACACAGGAAAACAGAAGTATTTCTCATATGTACTAAATGTATCAGGTCAACTCTGCCTGTTAAATCAGGCTTGGTATTTAATTTCTGGGCCAAAAGAatctaaaagtaattttaaatgccCTAATACATTAGGGAGTTTGCCAGGGGAATAAAGAACCACACGCCACTCATTAAATGTGTATCAAAGTGTCTGCTAAAAAGGCCATACAGAGACCTTTGGAGACAGTGCTATGACAGTGAATTATAAACCAGCTGAAGGTATAGTGTAGGGATTTCTGGTTCAAACTGGCAGATTGAGCACATGCTGAGAGCTCACCCTCCTGtaccaaagaaaaatgatttaaagatataaaaattaattgatgCATGCATAGCtagaatccaatttaaaaaaaaaaaaaagggaaactttcTTTAAGcctaaaaaaaatgaagaagtatccccaaggaagaaaataaacaagaagcCATCGTGGTGAGCAAGGGCTGTGCTGAGCTGCCATCAGCTACACACAGGATTGCAGGTCAACTTTGAGGAGGTTGGAAGAACTTAACCAAATCCCAcctcccccgccaaaaaaaatCCCAGAGAAAACAGAGCATCTAAAAAGGTCTTTAAAATGAGTATATTTAATACCCTCAGGCACCTAAAGGATAGAATAGCATTCATTAAATGTTCAGAAAAATAACcaattagaaattttttaaatgaaaaccataattattgagatttttattttttattttatttatttatttatttatttataattgatttatttatttttggctgcgttggtctttgttgctgcgcacgggttttctctagttgcggtgagcggggctactcttcgttgtggtgcaagggcttctcattgcggtggcttttcttgtcatggagcacgggctctaggcgcgtgggctgaatagttgtggctcacaggctctagagcgcaggctcagtagttgtggcacatgggcttagttgctccgtggcatgtgggatcttcccagaccagggcttgaacctgtgtcccctgcatcggcaggcggattcttaaccactgcgccaccagggaagtccctactgagattttttaaaacctccACAGATAGGCTGAATATACAAGCCTGAATACAGCTAAAGGctgatggtatttttttttttaagttaagaaaCATGAGAGCTAAATCCAGTTTTAAAGTCTATAACTCAGAGTTCCAGAGAGACCAGAGGCAATGAAGGAGAGGCAATAGTATCTAACACAGAAAATGGATGAGAATTTTTCAGAATTGATGAAAGACATGAGCCTTTAGAGAGTAAGAATTCTCTGAGtagtaaaacaaattaaataaacttttaaaaaaagtttgtatCCAGACAAACTATAGTAAAACTTCAGATTACCAATGTtataaagaaaaccataaaagttACTAGTGAAATATGAGAGGGTCAACAAAAAGGAAGGGGAATCAGATTGTTATCAAGACTGGTTACAAGATAATAGAGGAATATCttcaaagaatgaaggaaaaacatCTTTTGGCTAGATTTTAAACCCAGACAAATTATCATTCAACAGTGAGGGTATACCacaacaattaggcaagaaaaagaaatgaaagatatctaaactgtaaaggaagaagtaaaactgtctctatttgcagatgaaatgatctcatatatagaaagaaagaatctacccctcaccccccaaaaaacaactgttagagctaataaacaaCTGCAAGGTCAATGtacaaaatcagttgcatttctatatactagcaatgaacaatctgaaaatgaaattaagaaaacaatttcatttataacagcatcaaaaagaataaaattcttaggaataacTTTAATCAAAGAAATGCGGCGCCGTATCCCGGAGGCCCGCTTGACTGCAAGTGGCTGTTCGCTGAGGGACACGGGCAGCTATGGTCTCAGACGAAGATGAATTGAATCTTCTGGTTATCATAGTTGATGCCAACCCAATTTGGTGGGGAAAGCAAGCATTAAAGGAATCTCAGTTTACTTTATCAAAATGCATAGATGCAGTGATGGTGCTAGGAAATTCTCATTTATTCATGAATCGTTCCAACAAACTTGCTGTGAAGTCACATTCAAGAAAGTCGATTCTTATATCCTGGAAAGAATGGCAGACTCGGAGACTTCTTTGGAGACCCTGGCAACCCTTCTTCTGAATTTACTCCCTCAGGAAGTAAAGATGGAAAATACGAGTTGTTAACAGCAGCAAATGAAGTTATTGTTGAAGAGATCAAAGATCTAATGACCAAGAGTGACATAGAGGGTCAACATACAGAAACTCTGCTGGCAGGATCCCTCGCCAAAGCTCTTTGCTACATTCATAGAATGAACAAGGATGTTAAAGATAatcaggaaatgaaatcaggGATATTGGTGATTAAGGCTGCAGAAGACAGCACGTTGCAGTATATGAA
Coding sequences within it:
- the LOC133105335 gene encoding LOW QUALITY PROTEIN: general transcription factor IIH subunit 3-like (The sequence of the model RefSeq protein was modified relative to this genomic sequence to represent the inferred CDS: inserted 2 bases in 1 codon), with product MVSDEDELNLLVIIVDANPIWWGKQALKESQFTLSKCIDAVMVLGNSHLFMNRSNKLAVXSHIQESRFLYPGKNGRLGDFFGDPGNPSSEFTPSGSKDGKYELLTAANEVIVEEIKDLMTKSDIEGQHTETLLAGSLAKALCYIHRMNKDVKDNQEMKSGILVIKAAEDSTLQYMNFTNIIFAAQKQNILIDACVLDSDSGLLQQACDITGGLYLKVPQIPSLLQYLLWVFLPDQDQRSQLTLPPPVHVDYRAACFCHRNLIEIGYVCFVCLSIFCNFSPICTTCETAFKISLPPVLKTKKKKLKMSA